The nucleotide sequence GTATTATTTTTTACCAAATCGCTTATTTGTCTTCCGGCATACTCTATTCCGGCTTTTAGAAGATCGTCAGGGCTGGATTCATATTTATATAGAATTCTAACCATTTCCGAAGGCAAAGACGCACCGCACATAAATATCATATTAGAAATCTGGCTCTTAGACATCATTGGCATTATACCGGGAGTTATTGGAACGGTAATACCGGCTTTTTCAGCAGCTTCAAAAAATCTATAAAAGTATCTGTTGTCAAAAAACAGCTGTGAGACAAAAAAATCTGCACCCGCTTCTTCTTTTATTTTCATATGTTCTATACTTTTATTAAAATCATCGCATTCAATATGACCCTCAGGATAAGCTCCTGCAGCCACACATAGTTCACTATTCGTCTTAATTTCTTTTATTAGTTCAAAAGCATGACTATAACTTGCTTTTTCAGGCTCAAAACCTTCTTTTGGAATATCTCCTCTCAGGGCTAAAATATTTTCTATCCCTTCGTCCTGTATTGCCTTCACCTCTTCAAGAACACTATCAGGTGTAGAAGAAATACAGGTCATATGAGCCATAGACTCAATATTAAATTCATTTTTTATCTTTGATGCAAGCTCTATAGTTTTATTTCTGTTTGAACTTCCTCCTGCTCCGCAGGTTACACTAATAAATTTCGGTTCAAGATAAGACAATTCTTTTAGCATAATTCCCACATTTTCAAAAGCCTCTTCCTTTTTGGGAGGAAAAATTTCAAAAGATATTATAGGTTTGTCATTTTTATTTTTAAACAGTTGAGAAATCTTCATATTCTATCTCCTAGTATCAAATATATTTAAATTTTCATACGCAGATTAATAACAAAAACCGCAAAATTTTAAAATATTATATCATAACAATTGTTTATATGCAAATAAATAAATTTGTAAATTATACAAAAATAAACTATATACACTCTATATACTTGACAAGAACGGAAAAGAAAGTTATATTTAAACTTGTTGTTTTTCAATATTTTAAAATTTATTTAGATTGGAG is from Monoglobus pectinilyticus and encodes:
- a CDS encoding methylenetetrahydrofolate reductase, with product MKISQLFKNKNDKPIISFEIFPPKKEEAFENVGIMLKELSYLEPKFISVTCGAGGSSNRNKTIELASKIKNEFNIESMAHMTCISSTPDSVLEEVKAIQDEGIENILALRGDIPKEGFEPEKASYSHAFELIKEIKTNSELCVAAGAYPEGHIECDDFNKSIEHMKIKEEAGADFFVSQLFFDNRYFYRFFEAAEKAGITVPITPGIMPMMSKSQISNMIFMCGASLPSEMVRILYKYESSPDDLLKAGIEYAGRQISDLVKNNTCGIHLYSMNKPEIAKQLLEYV